CAGGAGCAGCGCCACGAGGAGCCACAGAGTCAGACGGCGCCGGAATGCAGCCTCGCGATCATGCATCGCTATCCCGCTCTGCGTCGCCGGGCGTTGGCTCGGATTTGGTCAATCTCCTCTGATGGGACCTCGCGCTCGAAGCTGCGAAAGCCCGCCAACCGGAAACCGTGCTTCTTCGCGAGTTCGCTCATCTCCCGGACCTGCTCCACGGTCACAGTCTTGCCGACGGTATAACTCTCCTTACGGCCTTCGAGGGCGAGCAGCATTGTCTCGCACATACACGCGTAGGCAGTGTTCTTGGGGAAGCCGAAGTCGAAACCGAAGTCCACCTGCCCCGGAACGGCCACGACGCCCCCCTCCACCACCAGCACGTCGTCTCGCTCGCGGGCGACTCGCCAAGACACGTCTCTCGGCCGGGCAACATCACATACCACAGCGCCCGACTTAAGGTGGCGCGGCTCGATGATCTCGGTCCCCGCGCTGGTTACAGTCACTACCACGTCGGCATCTCGTAGGCCCTCCGCGAGTCCCTCAGCAACAGTAACGCACACACCGTTCCTGGAAACTAATTCGCGAACTTCTTCCACTCGCTCCCGGTCACGACCCACCAGTGCGGTTGAAGCAAATAGCGGCGCCATGACCTGTACGCAGGTCTTGCCTATGGAACCCGTCGCACCGACCACCGCCAACTTGGCGCTTCGGACATCAATCTCCATTAGTTCCGCGGCGCGCAGGGCCCCTTCGATAGCTGTAGCAACCGTATAGGAGTTACCCGTCGTGACTGCGACCGGAGCGTTGCGCGCGATTGTCTCGCCACCATCACCCACGACCGCCGTGAACGCGCCCAGGCCGACCACCTCGGCTCCCAGGTCGGCGGCTGCCTTCACGGCGTCACCGACAATCCGATAGGCTTTCTCCTCCGGCATGCGCATCAACATGTTGGGAGTTGCGGGGCAGCCCACGAAGTGGCCGTTCGTCACTGCACCAGCCTCCGAGCGAACCATTACGCCGTCCGACAGGACCATCGGCTTCATGCGTGCCAGCGCGGCCTCGATGAGCCGTGTCGGCGCGAATCGCGCAATCGGGTACTTGCGCGCGACGTCGCGACGCGCATCCACCGGGTGAACCACGAAGCCGAACTCGGTCATGCCACCACACCCTCCAGTTCGGTCACCGTGGGCCGCCAGCCGAGTCGCTCTAGCGCATGCGTGTAGTCCGCCTCTGTCATCTCCTCTGGCCGCCTACCCAACATCGCGACGAGCACCGCCTCCATCACGTTCGTACCAAAGCTCTCGCCATCCATTTGGGGCGTCGTAGTCACGACGGTGCGAACCCCAGCCTCACGCAAAAGCTCGAGGTCGGCCTTGCGGATAGTGTTGGTCAGAATGACCTTGCCAGGCAGCTTTTCCGGCATGTAGCGGCGGATATAGTGCCAGTCTCCCGCGATGAGGTCGGCCCACTCGAACACCTTGCGCGCCTTCGGCAGCCTCGTCTCTTGCTTAGCACCGGTCGGATAGAACCACTGGAATGGAAGCCGCGTGATAATGGGAAGCATCACCGAGCCCAGTAGCTTGATAGAGCCGTACCCTCGAATCGGAATGGGCAGGCCCAAGCCGAAGATCACATCGCCAAACGCGGTCATGGCACACACTTGGGCCAACGCCTGTGCCATGCCAAAGCGATCCACCGCCATCACGAGGAAAGCGTTCATGCCGGACAGGGGAAGGATGCGGTGGTCCTGCAGGTAGTGCACCGCTTGTCGCTCGAGGCTGTTTTTCAGCCCGCTACCGTCAACCACGGGCGTAACGCGGGCCCCCGAAACGAGCCTCCGAATCTGGCGGAACGTGTAACGGCGCTCGCCCAGCCACAGGTACATGT
This portion of the Fimbriimonadia bacterium genome encodes:
- a CDS encoding shikimate dehydrogenase, translated to MTEFGFVVHPVDARRDVARKYPIARFAPTRLIEAALARMKPMVLSDGVMVRSEAGAVTNGHFVGCPATPNMLMRMPEEKAYRIVGDAVKAAADLGAEVVGLGAFTAVVGDGGETIARNAPVAVTTGNSYTVATAIEGALRAAELMEIDVRSAKLAVVGATGSIGKTCVQVMAPLFASTALVGRDRERVEEVRELVSRNGVCVTVAEGLAEGLRDADVVVTVTSAGTEIIEPRHLKSGAVVCDVARPRDVSWRVARERDDVLVVEGGVVAVPGQVDFGFDFGFPKNTAYACMCETMLLALEGRKESYTVGKTVTVEQVREMSELAKKHGFRLAGFRSFEREVPSEEIDQIRANARRRRAG
- a CDS encoding quinate 5-dehydrogenase, which codes for MKHVVSVSLGSGKRNKTVEATLFGEPFRIERIGTDGDLDRFASLFRELDGKVDALGIGGADMYLWLGERRYTFRQIRRLVSGARVTPVVDGSGLKNSLERQAVHYLQDHRILPLSGMNAFLVMAVDRFGMAQALAQVCAMTAFGDVIFGLGLPIPIRGYGSIKLLGSVMLPIITRLPFQWFYPTGAKQETRLPKARKVFEWADLIAGDWHYIRRYMPEKLPGKVILTNTIRKADLELLREAGVRTVVTTTPQMDGESFGTNVMEAVLVAMLGRRPEEMTEADYTHALERLGWRPTVTELEGVVA